The region GCCCAGTTCTGCGGCAGATTCTAGTCTTTCAGTTGCTTGGCGCACGCGAGCAGTTGCTGCATCAATGCCTGGTGTAACTCGTTCTGCAGGAACTAGGACATTACTTACTTCTGGATTTACCGTACTTGCCCCAGCTCTAACGGGTGTTTGTGTTGGGCTACTTGATGCTGATATGTCAAGACGAGCTTGTCCTGGGAGTTGACCTGGTGTTGGTTGTTTGACCAAAATCGCCTGTTGTGGTTGTTGTAGTGTTTGTATGGTAGCCGTTTGTGGTTGGGGGCCAGGCGTGATGGTAAATTTTTGTGGTTGTATGCTTTGGCTTTCTGCGGTGATTGGTGGTGCTTGTGGTGTAGTAACTGGTGGCTTTGCCGGTTTTTCTGGCGCTGTTTGAGTAACTCCTGGACCTTGAGCTGGGCGTGGAGGTTTTTGAGGTGCTACGAGTGCTGCTTGTCCTGTTTCTGGGTCTGCTAAGTGGTAGCCAACAAGGCGTGTGCGAACCATCTGAGAGGCTTCTATATCTTTGTTATTGGCTTGTTGTTGTTTTTGTAGTGCTTCTAGTTTTTGCCTATTTTTTTCGGTTGGAGATTTTTTATAAAGTTGTTCTGCTTCTGTTAACTTTTTACCAATCTGTTCGCCTTTGCCAAGGTCTGCATAAAGCTTTGTTTGAAGACGGTTAATTTCTTTTCGCACATTTGGGTCTTTGAGCGTCTCGGAGCTTAGTTTTATGCGTAAATCAGTAAGCTTTTTTTGTGCTGCTTGTTGTTCTTGGATTGTTTTTGCGCTTTCAACTTCTTCTTTTGCTTGTGCTATTTTTTTGATATATGCCATCTGAACATGTTCCATTTGAGTTTTTGGGAGCACTGGTTCTTTAGGCAGCGTACTCATTTCTGGTCGAAAAAATAAATTGGTAGCTTGAGCGCGCAACTTTACCGCTTTTTCAGGGTCAGTTTTTGCTACTGCTTTTGCTTCTTTTTCTAATGCAGCTTTTTGGTAAAGCATTCGTACCATGCTTGGTGCTTTTTGGTCTTCTGCTTTTGCAGCTTTTGCCCATGCTTGTTGTGCTTCATATTTGGCGCCAAAAGGTGGCCTAAAGAACGAGGTTATTTGTGCAACGACCCCTTCTTGTTTGGGCTTAATGTTAAAACCTCTCATTAAATCGTAAGTAGATGGCATTTTGTCTGCGTCTTGGCGTAATGATCTTCTGGGGTCGGTGCTTGGTGTTGGTACTGTCGGCGTGCTTAAATGTGGCGAGCGTGGTGGGGGTTGCGATGTTGGTGGTGTTGGGGTTGGTGGCATGCTTGTGGGTCTATACAGTGGGTTTGGGACTCTTGTCATTGGTTCTGGGCCTCTGCGCACCATGCCGTTAACAGGTAACAATATGCCAAAAAGCATTATGGTTACACTGACCAAAAAATGAGCTTCTTTTTTTAATAGTTTCATGTTGTTTCCATGGTATTGTTTTTGGCAATGTTATTACGTGAGATAAAGATTTATTTTGTTGGTGCTGACGACCAGTTAAGCATACGGCCAACAAAGTTAGTGCGTCCTGAGCCGTTGACATACAGCGATATGCCAAACAGAATGACCGTCAAGCTGACCCAAAAACGGACTTCTTTTTTTAGTGGATTCATACTATTCCCCAACCCTTTAAAACTTTTAGAATGCTTTATATCTTGTCTTTATGATAATAATTTTTGCCTATCCAAAGCAATAGTTTGGCAAAGGGGTTTGGTGGATAGATGGCAACATAAGAAAACGGCGATACATAATAATTATGCATCGCCGTTACTTTTAGGGGAAAAGTTAAAGTACTAGGTTAGAATTTCTTGATACCGCGATAATTCCAATATTCGCTAATTAATTCTGGCGAACCGGAAATACAGATCATGCCATCGCGTTCATCAACCGCAGACTTTGTTTGCTCAAAAGCTTCTTTAAAGTTTGCGCATGCTTTTGCTTTAACGTTCAACTCTTTTGCCATGAGGGCAAGGTCTTGAGCGTCGTGGCAGGCAACTGAGCCAGGGATTGGTACAAAGAAAATTTGGCCGCTGACTTTTTTAAGCAAATAACGAATAAGCTTGATAGCTTCCATGGCATTAATGGCTTTATGCAAACCAATAACAATGCCAAGGCCTTTGAGCGGCTTTTGGTAATGAACCAAACGAATACCCAAGAACAAGTTAGTTAATGCATCCAAGTTGCTAGCATTGTCTAACAAAATGGTTGGTTTTTCTTTATCTAATAATTCAAAGCGACCACGAAGCAGATCGAACTGTTCTGTCCAAAAACCTTTGAGGGTTTTAATTGGGTGCAGTTCTGCGTGACGTTTAGCTTCAAGGGTTGGGCGACCGCGTTGGCCTTTTTGGGTTGCCAAGAGGTTGCCGCGTAAAAATGGTGAAAATTTACCTTTAACATCTTCAACATAAATTTGAGCAATACGTTCCCCAAGGGAAGCTATACGGCCATAAAGTTGTTCAAAAATGTAAGGGAGATTGGCAAGTTTTCTGATTGGCATAGCCCAGAGTGCGCCGTGGGTGTCTATCCAGTTTTTCATTTTTTGAAGGCGAATTTTGCTTTGTTCTGCTGAAATGAACCAGGTGCCTTCTTTTGCTATTTCCAACATTTCAAATGCTGCTTGGTCAAGGTCTGGGCTTAAAAGGCCAACTTGATCTTCAGCGATGCGGGTAATAGCGGCAATTTTTGGTTTAAGAATGTTAGCTGCATCTAATTTTCCGCCGTAACCAACTTCAAAGAGTGCTACATCAACTTTTTCTTCTGCCAAGTTGAGCAATGAAGCCATGAGAATAACTTCATAAGCCGTTGCTTTAATATTGTGCAATTCGGTAGCATTAATAACTTCATTAACGGTATCGGTAAAGGGTTTGTTGCCGATAGGTTGAAAGTCTACAATCATGCGTTCGTTGTAGTTCAAGAAATGGGATGAGTAGGTTGCAGCAACTTTAAAGCCTTCTTCTTTTAAAAGCTTGGCGGCAAAGTGTATGGTCGAACTCTTACCATTTGTTCCACAAACTAAGATAGATTCGGTTTTTGTTGATGGATGGCCAAAGGCTTTATCCAGTTCTTTCATACGATCAAGAGCATCTTGACCATATTCATAGCGAACAAGGCTGTCCAAGTGTTCAACCACTTCGCTATAACTACGGATTTTTCCTAAGGTTGTTGTGCCTTTTTTCTTGGCTCTATCAACGCTTGTTATCATTGTCATGGCATTAGCCTTTCTTTTATTCTCGTAACTATTCTCTTTTTTAAGTTCATTACTATTACTTCTGTCTCTAGATTTCTTCAGACCCTTCCCCCGTCTTCCCTGAGGAGCAACTCGTTGAGTTGCGTCTCGAAGGACCAAAAGTGAGAGGGGATTGTTTTTTTCTGTACTAAAGTACATAATGCTGCAAAGCTAGATCAATTTTGATAATCCAGCTAGTATTTAATTTGAATTTCAAATCTATGGTATAAGTTCAATTTAAAATTTATAGCCATATTTCAAGGATAAGTTATAATTGGCGGATTGTCAAACGCATAATAACCACCTATTCGAACGATTGGTAATTGACAAATGGATACAAATAGTAACAATAAATACTCAAAAAAAATAATATCCTGGCAGGACGAAGCAACAATTTCCCGATTGAAAGAATCTCTTGATCGTGACAGTTTGTCAATTGTGGATTCTGATACGGTTTTGGGTCTTCTTGCCAATCTGAAACAATCAAGTTTTCAGGCATTAAATACCACAAAAGGAGATCGCGGCGATAAGCCGTACTTGGTTTTGATTGGCGGTCTTGACAAGTTGTCACATTTTGTTGATCCATCAACAATAAATCTGCCATTACAGCGGATGCTTTTACAGTGCTGGCCGGGGCCTGTTACGGTCATTTTTAAGGCCAAAAAGGGTCTACCTGCCCACGTGGTGGCTCAAGACGGCACTATTGCCCTGCGTTGCCCACTTTTTGACCCACTTTTGCGCCTTTTGGGCCATTTTGATGGTTTATTTTCAACCAGTGCTAACAAAAGCGGTTGTCCTGTGCCAAGTAGCCTGAGCGCGATTGACAGTGCACTAATGGAGGCTGTTGAGTGGGTAGTTATTGACAAGCAAAGGGCCTCGGGGCAAACTGGGCAGCCATCAACAATTATTGATTGTTCTGGCAATAAAATTCGTGTGGTCAGAGAGGGCGCATATCCTGTTAAGGAGCTTGAGCGATACTATGAATCAGTATTTGAAAAATGATCTATTTTCTCCGCACTTAGTGACCGATGCCTGGCATTTAATTGAAAGTGTCAACGCTATTACCTTACTCACTCACCAAAAGCCAGATGCCGATGGCATGTCAGCGTGCGCTGCAATGTCTGCGTTGCTTGAAAAAATGGGTAAGTCGGTTGAGGTGGTGTATCCATCTGAGCCTGAAGTACCACTCAAGCGCCAGGGTGCAAACGTTTTGGTAAACAAACATAAACAAGAACCCGATTTGTTAATTATGTTTGATACGGCAAACTATGAACGGTTATATTATCCTGCCGCCTTTCACGAAATACCCAGCATTAACATTGACCATCACATCAGCAACAGTATTAAAGCAAGCATTAACTTGATTACCGATCAGGTTTCAAGCACCTGTGAACAGCTTTATTTGTTGTTGCACTGGTGGGGCCAAGAAGTTGATAAATACATGGCTGAATGTTTATTGTTTGGCATGTTGTATGATTGCCAAGTTTTTCATACACAATCTACACGCCCTCGCACGTTGCGTGTTGCTGCCGACCTGATTGATGCCGGTGCCAACTTGTTTGAGCTGATGGGTGAGTTGTTGTTTAACAAAAAGCCAGAAATTATTACCTTGTGGGGCCGGCTGTTAAGTTCGGTTACGTTTGCTCCCAACCGCAAAGCTGCGTGGTCCGTGATTCGACAAAAAGATTTGCAAAGCCTTGGCTTAACGCTGAGTTCTACCGTTGGCTTTAGCAATTTTTTGGCTCAACTTTCTGATATTGATATCACGATTCTGTTTTATGAAGAACAAGATGGTAAAACAAAAGTTTCGCTGCGCTCCAAACAGGCTGACGTTAACAAGTTGGCGGGGCATTTTGGTGGTGGTGGGCACAAAAATGCATCTGGCATTTCACTAAACAGGCCAATTGATGAAGTGGTTAAAGAGGTAACGAGCTACTTGCAATAAAAAAGTTTACAACATCGGGAATAAGCATGATAAAAAAAATTTCAACAGCTCTTTCTATTTCTCTGCTACTGGCAAGTTCTGTGTGGGCAGCAACATTTTCTTTGTCTCCTGAAGAACGTGAAAATATCATAGAACGCGAACTTGACCGGTGCCAAGGACCGCGCCCTTGGCGCTTGTTGTCCAACCAGGAGTATTGCAAGCACATAGCGAAACCAAGGATGGGCGTAACGCCGTTGCATGTTGCGGCAAAAGAAGGCTACACCGAAGTGATTTCTACTCTTGTTCAGCAGGAGTGCAATATCGATGCTGTTGATTGGGGTGGTGAGACTCCCTTGCATTATGCAGCTTTTTGGGGCAAGCCCGAAGCCTTTGATTTGTTGATTGAGCTTGGTGCTCATCGTTATGCCGGAGATAAAAAAGGTAGGCTTGCCTGGCCAGAGCGTCAAATGTTGAGGGCGGCACAAGTAGGCGATCTTGAGCAGGTGCAGCAGTTCTACAGGTGTGGTGTCAGCCTGGAGGCCTACATGTGGGATTATCACAATAAAGTTCGGTTAACCGTACTGCACCTGCTGGTACTGGGCCACCACTACGAAGCACTGCGTTGGGTGTGTGTTGAATTGAAAAAAAGGTTTAGATCGCTGAATCCCACCTGTGGGGATAATTATGCAAAGTGGACGCCGCTTCACTATGCCGAGTATCTTTGCGATGAGCAAGCGCAGCAGATTTTGCGTGAATTTAAGGCGGATGTTCGGTACGGGCAGCAGGAAGTGCGCGATGATGAGCTTGGTGATGATCACGATCAGCTGCTCCCGCACGAAAAGTTTGCTGGTGGCGGAAATGTCAGAGTTCTTGAGTCCGTTCCGGGTGGTATTTCTTATGGTAGTCCTAGTGAGGATGGTTGTTGTATTCAGTAAAAAAAAGAGCTCACGGTTAGTGGGCACGTAGGAGTAATTATGATTTCAAAAGTTTCAAAAGTTTTTTCTTTTGCATTGTTGCTGAGCAGCCCTGTGTGGGCAGCAGCCAGCAACAACAAGGCGCTCGTTGAAGCGTTTTTTCAAGCGTGTGCCAAATCAAGCAAACAGGCTTCAGAGGGTTTACTAACTCCTTACACCATAACACCTTCCGGTGATAGTTTATTTTTTGCAGCTGTAAAGGGAAATAACGCTGATGCTGTTAAGGTTTTGTTGGACCACGGAGCCAATCCAAATCAGCGCGATCCAAAAGACAAGAGTGGCGGCCGCACTCCCCTGCACTATGCTGTTGGGCATAAAAATTTAGAGATGGTTAAAGCGCTGCTTGCAAAAGGTGCGAACCCTCTTAAGTACCGCAGAGATCACCAATGGACGCCTCTTGGTTTAGCTGATTGGAGAACTCCTATAAAAATTGAAATGAAGAAAGCGGCTGCACAGATGTTGGCAGCCGCTACCTACAATCAGTTATTGCCAAAAATTAAGAAGTTGGTTGAGCGTGGCGCCAAACCAAATGGATATGGGCAAATAGTGCCTCTTTGTTCTGCGGTTGGGAATAATCGATTAGATGTTGTGAAGTATTTTATTGAAGAAAAAGATGCTTCGCTTGCACGAACTGATGAATGTTCTTATACCCCGCTTCATCTGGCTCTTGTTTGGAATAAAATTGAGATATTGGATTATTTACGTCAGCGCGTTTTTCTTTTGCTGCACAAAAATATTGTTGAACATGTAGATGTTCAGAACACTACCTGGTATTTCAACCTTTTTCTGAATGCGCCAAATTATATCCAAAAGCATCCTGGCTGGCGTACAAAGTTAACAGAAGAACAAGTTATTCAAAATCGCGAAGCAATTTTAAGTATTCGTGGTGAGCATGGTGCTACGTTGTTGCACACGGCAGCGGCAGAAGGAACTCTTGAGGTCGTAAACCTGTTGATTCAATTTGGTGCCGATGTGCGTGCGCGTGACAACGAAGATGCTACGCCGGCACACTATGCTGCGGCAATGGGTCACCAAAATATTGCCGACCGTTTGTTTTTGGCTGGTGCTTCGCCATATGCCCAAGATATTCATGGCAATACGCCGGGCGGCTTGATGCAAGATGTTGTTGAAGATGTTGAAGGAGATGGCGGGCTTGCATTCTTGAATGCGTTTGCGGGTTTTGGATTGGGCGACGACGAGTAATTCTAACAAAAATTTACATAAAATATTGGAGTAACTATGATTTCAAAAGTTTCAAAAGTAGTAGCATTTTCTTTGTTGTTGAGCAGCTCGGTGTGGGCGGCGGCATCTTCAAGTTCACGGGCAGTCGATCTTAACGAAATTTATGACGCGCAAGTAATTGACCAACGGGCGCGCGTAACTTATGAAAAGATATTTACTGCCGTTGAGCAGGGGAGTATCCAAAGGCTCCGTAATTTGTTTATTGACTTGCCGGTGGTGACCAGGGATGTGCGCAATCATGAAGGTGCGACGCTGCTTCATTGGGCGGTCCGGCATGGTAAAATTAATGTTATCGAGTGGTTGGACAAGATCGACAAGATCGGTACACGAGAGCTTGTAAACGAGCAAGATTACAAGGGTTGCACGCCTTTGCACTATGCGGCAAAAAAAGGTGATCTCGCTGTGGCCAAAACCTTGTGCGAGGGCTTTGCGTGTATGAATGCCAATGAACAAGATGAGACTGGTGCCACGGCGCTGCATTATGCCGTGAAAGCAGGACGCAAAGAAGTGGTCATTTTATTGTGTGAATGGGCCAAGGATCTCAGCCTTGATGTTGACGTGCGAGATGTTACCGGTTCCACGCCATTGCATTATGCTACCATCGATCGCTTTAAAGATATTGCTGACCAACGGGCAGTTGTTGATGCGCTGATCAAGTGTGGTGCTAACCAAAATGCGTTAAACACAAATGGTGATCGAGCACTTTCGTCCCATGCTCGTCTGTGTTTTGCTGCGTTTCAAGGTAATGTTCCAGCAATGGCGGTTCATTGCACGTTGGGAACCAGTCTTCATGCTCAAGATGCTCAAGGTTGTTCGCCGTTGCATTATGCGGTAATGAGCAAAAATCTTAACGCAATTTCATTTTTATTAGAACGTCGCGTTCCTATTGAGGTAAAAAATAATGCCGGTCAAACGCCGTTCAACATTGCAGAACAGTTGCACGATCAAGGCGCAAAAGAGCTTTTGTCGCTTTATTTTAGGGCTTCACGTTAAAAAACTAACTAACAAGGAAAAATATTATGATAAAAATTACAAAAGTTTTTGTGTGTGCATTGTTGTTGAATACTGGCCTTTGGGCAGCAAGTTCGTCAAGTTTCTCGAGTTTGTCAGAGAGTGAAACAGAAGAGCTTACGGGCGCGTTGGAAGAGCTAAAGCTCGATAAGCATTATGGATGTAGCGCTTTGAAGCGGACGCTGCTTCATATTGCTGCTGAGCAGGGCAATATTAAGGCTATCGTATACTTGATTGAGCGAGGAGATCCAATTAATGTGCGTGACTATGCGGGCAATACGCCATTGC is a window of Candidatus Babeliales bacterium DNA encoding:
- a CDS encoding L-threonylcarbamoyladenylate synthase, with translation MDTNSNNKYSKKIISWQDEATISRLKESLDRDSLSIVDSDTVLGLLANLKQSSFQALNTTKGDRGDKPYLVLIGGLDKLSHFVDPSTINLPLQRMLLQCWPGPVTVIFKAKKGLPAHVVAQDGTIALRCPLFDPLLRLLGHFDGLFSTSANKSGCPVPSSLSAIDSALMEAVEWVVIDKQRASGQTGQPSTIIDCSGNKIRVVREGAYPVKELERYYESVFEK
- a CDS encoding bifunctional oligoribonuclease/PAP phosphatase NrnA, coding for MNQYLKNDLFSPHLVTDAWHLIESVNAITLLTHQKPDADGMSACAAMSALLEKMGKSVEVVYPSEPEVPLKRQGANVLVNKHKQEPDLLIMFDTANYERLYYPAAFHEIPSINIDHHISNSIKASINLITDQVSSTCEQLYLLLHWWGQEVDKYMAECLLFGMLYDCQVFHTQSTRPRTLRVAADLIDAGANLFELMGELLFNKKPEIITLWGRLLSSVTFAPNRKAAWSVIRQKDLQSLGLTLSSTVGFSNFLAQLSDIDITILFYEEQDGKTKVSLRSKQADVNKLAGHFGGGGHKNASGISLNRPIDEVVKEVTSYLQ
- a CDS encoding ankyrin repeat domain-containing protein, with the protein product MIKKISTALSISLLLASSVWAATFSLSPEERENIIERELDRCQGPRPWRLLSNQEYCKHIAKPRMGVTPLHVAAKEGYTEVISTLVQQECNIDAVDWGGETPLHYAAFWGKPEAFDLLIELGAHRYAGDKKGRLAWPERQMLRAAQVGDLEQVQQFYRCGVSLEAYMWDYHNKVRLTVLHLLVLGHHYEALRWVCVELKKRFRSLNPTCGDNYAKWTPLHYAEYLCDEQAQQILREFKADVRYGQQEVRDDELGDDHDQLLPHEKFAGGGNVRVLESVPGGISYGSPSEDGCCIQ
- a CDS encoding ankyrin repeat domain-containing protein gives rise to the protein MISKVSKVFSFALLLSSPVWAAASNNKALVEAFFQACAKSSKQASEGLLTPYTITPSGDSLFFAAVKGNNADAVKVLLDHGANPNQRDPKDKSGGRTPLHYAVGHKNLEMVKALLAKGANPLKYRRDHQWTPLGLADWRTPIKIEMKKAAAQMLAAATYNQLLPKIKKLVERGAKPNGYGQIVPLCSAVGNNRLDVVKYFIEEKDASLARTDECSYTPLHLALVWNKIEILDYLRQRVFLLLHKNIVEHVDVQNTTWYFNLFLNAPNYIQKHPGWRTKLTEEQVIQNREAILSIRGEHGATLLHTAAAEGTLEVVNLLIQFGADVRARDNEDATPAHYAAAMGHQNIADRLFLAGASPYAQDIHGNTPGGLMQDVVEDVEGDGGLAFLNAFAGFGLGDDE
- a CDS encoding ankyrin repeat domain-containing protein, whose product is MISKVSKVVAFSLLLSSSVWAAASSSSRAVDLNEIYDAQVIDQRARVTYEKIFTAVEQGSIQRLRNLFIDLPVVTRDVRNHEGATLLHWAVRHGKINVIEWLDKIDKIGTRELVNEQDYKGCTPLHYAAKKGDLAVAKTLCEGFACMNANEQDETGATALHYAVKAGRKEVVILLCEWAKDLSLDVDVRDVTGSTPLHYATIDRFKDIADQRAVVDALIKCGANQNALNTNGDRALSSHARLCFAAFQGNVPAMAVHCTLGTSLHAQDAQGCSPLHYAVMSKNLNAISFLLERRVPIEVKNNAGQTPFNIAEQLHDQGAKELLSLYFRASR